Proteins from a genomic interval of Lolium perenne isolate Kyuss_39 chromosome 1, Kyuss_2.0, whole genome shotgun sequence:
- the LOC127312215 gene encoding abscisic acid 8'-hydroxylase 4 isoform X2, giving the protein MIDLENARAHAFPTYACVAAPVRSHHLACSDRRPEMMSTMTTMESEWRLAAHILLLSAAIGGITYLLHRALRSFHLRQENRSPPPGGIGSWCRGFVGAETLSFLADNSSGRGFYHFVHTRALRYGAGFRTSLFGRTHVFLLSAKARAAAACLLAADPPHFSKRYVRTIADLLGEHSLLCTSHDTHRRMRRAVAGLFASASTAAFAETFDRLTTSQLLAAHFQDRVVVLDVALDVTFRAICEMLIGPQDDSHKLERLQSDVMDVTQAMLAVPLRLPGTRFYKGLQARKRIMDVLRQEISMRRQNSLKLDRRDDFLQTLLLKSHTDSPEEALTDEQILDNILTLIIAGQVTTATAITWMVKYLGDNTDLQEKLRSVQLDLASKHHGSPLTLQHLNTMDYAYKTVKESLRMATIVSWFPRVALKDCQVAGFHIKKDWIVNVDARSIHYDPTIYHNPTMFDPSRFNDDMKPYSFLVFGAGGRTCLGMNLAKIMMLIFLHRLVTNFRWEMADHDTSLERWAMFPRLKNGCPICLTPIHKKMY; this is encoded by the exons ATGATTGATCTGGAGAATGCACGCGCGCATGCTTTCCCTACATATGCATGCGTGGCAGCGCCGGTGAGATCACATCACTTAGCTTGCTCGGACAGGCGCCcggagatgatgtcgacgatgacgacgatgGAATCAGAATGGCGCCTTGCTGCTCACATCTTGCTGTTGTCTGCCGCCATCGGCGGCATCACGTACCTCCTCCACCGCGCCCTACGTAGTTTCCACCTACGACAAGAGAACAGgagcccgccgccgggaggcaTCGGCAGCTGGTGCCGCGGCTTCGTCGGGGCCGAGACGCTCTCCTTCCTGGCCGACAACAGCAGCGGCAGGGGCTTCTACCACTTCGTCCACACACGCGCGCTCCGCTACGGCGCCGGCTTCCGCACCAGTCTCTTCGGCCGCACCCACGTCTTCCTCCTCTCTGCAAAGGCACGCGCCGCCGCCGCATGCCTCCTCGCCGCCGACCCGCCCCACTTCTCCAAGCGCTACGTCCGCACCATCGCCGACCTCCTCGGAGAGCACAGCCTCCTCTGCACCTCCCACGACACCCACCGCCGCATGCGCCGCGCCGTCGCGGGCCTCTTCGCCTCCGCGTCCACCGCTGCCTTCGCCGAAACCTTCGACCGTCTGACCACAAGCCAGCTGCTTGCCGCCCATTTTCAGGACCGGGTCGTCGTGCTGGACGTCGCTCTGGACGTAACTTTCAGGGCCATCTGCGAGATGCTCATCGGGCCGCAGGATGACTCGCACAAGCTGGAGCGGCTGCAGAGCGACGTCATGGACGTAACGCAGGCCATGCTCGCGGTGCCGCTCAGGCTGCCTGGAACAAGGTTCTACAAAGGCCTACAG GCAAGGAAAAGGATCATGGATGTCCTGAGGCAAGAAATATCCATGAGGAGACAGAATAGCCTGAAACTAGATCGTCGCGACGACTTTCTGCAGACCCTTCTTCTCAAGAGCCATACAGATTCACCTGAAGAAGCGCTCACGGATGAACAGATTTTGGACAACATTTTGACACTCATAATTGCAG GGCAAGTGACAACGGCAACGGCAATCACCTGGATGGTCAAGTATCTAGGCGACAACACAGACCTCCAAGAGAAATTAAGA TCAGTTCAGCTTGATCTAGCATCCAAGCACCATGGTTCACCTCTTACCCTCCAGCATCTGAATACCATGGACTACGCATACAAGACGGTCAAAGAATCACTAAGGATGGCAACTATAGTTTCTTGGTTTCCGAGAGTGGCGCTCAAAGACTGTCAGGTTGCAG GATTCCACATTAAGAAGGATTGGATCGTAAACGTCGACGCAAGGTCCATACACTATGATCCGACCATCTACCATAATCCAACAATGTTTGACCCTTCCAGGTTCAAT GATGATATGAAGCCATACAGCTTCTTGGTATTCGGAGCGGGCGGTAGAACATGTCTGGGAATGAACCTTGCCaagattatgatgctaatatttCTTCATCGCCTCGTGACCAATTTCAG ATGGGAGATGGCCGACCATGACACAAGCCTGGAGAGATGGGCAATGTTTCCAAGGCTTAAGAACGGCTGCCCAATTTGTCTCACACCAATACACAAGAAGATGTA CTGA
- the LOC127312225 gene encoding D-xylose-proton symporter-like 2 isoform X1, with product MASKDERDVVEIHVSAPAPDDCEATRPLLTAACEAYSVSAAILPFFFPALGGLLYGYDIGATSGATISLKSSAFSGTSWYNLSSVQTGLVVSGSLYGALIGSATAFTIADFLGRRRELVVASVSYLIGALLTAAAPNFLIMVVGRFLYGIGIGLAMHAAPMYIAETAPSQIRGMLISLKEFFIVLGMLLGYIVGNLYVEVLSGWRYMYAASTPICVIMGIGMCWLPASPRWLLLCATQGKGDLRETKDNATRCLCRLRGQASPDLVSEQVNLILDELSYVGEEKKAGFSEVFQGKCLKAMIIGCGLVFFQQVTGQPSVLYYAATIFQSAGFSGASDATRVSILLGLLKLIMTGVAVLVVDKLGRRPLLIGGVSGIAVALFLLSSYYTLFSGASYVAVIALLLYVGCYQLSFGPIGWLMISEVFPLKLRGRGLSVAVLVNFASNALVTFAFSPLEDLIGTGVLFASFGVIAVASLVFIFCIVPETKGLTLEEIEAKL from the exons ATGGCGTCCAAG GACGAGAGGGACGTGGTGGAGATCCATGTCTCCGCCCCGGCGCCCGACGACTGTGAGGCTACCAGGCCCTTGCTGACCGCCGCCTGCGAGGCCTACTCCGTCTCCGCCGCGATCCTCCC CTTCTTCTTCCCAGCTTTGGGAGGCCTGCTCTACGGCTATGACATCGGGGCAACATCTGGTGCTACCATATCGCTCAAG TCCTCGGCATTCAGCGGTACATCATGGTACAACCTGTCATCAGTGCAAACTGGCCTCGTG GTCAGCGGCTCGCTCTATGGTGCTTTGATCGGATCTGCCACGGCATTTACCATTGCAGATTTTCTTG GAAGACGCAGAGAGCTTGTTGTTGCTTCTGTCTCGTATTTGATTGGAGCTCTTCTCACAGCGGCGGCTCCTAACTTCCTTATCATGGTGGTTGGTCGCTTTCTATATGGCATAGGAATTGGACTG GCTATGCACGCTGCTCCAATGTATATTGCAGAGACTGCTCCAAGTCAGATTAGAGGCATGCTCATTTCTCTCAAGGAATTCTTTATTGTTCTTGGGATGCTT CTTGGTTATATAGTAGGTAATCTCTACGTCGAAGTGCTTTCTGGTTGGCGCTACATGTACGCCGCCAGTACTCCGATATGTGTAATCATGGGAATTGGGATGTGCTGGTTACCTGCTTCACCTAGGTGGCTTCTGTTATGTGCCACACAAGGGAAAGGAGATCTGCGGGAGACAAAAGACAACGCTACACGTTGCTTATGTCGATTGAGGGGTCAAGCTTCACCTGATTTGGTTTCAGAGCAGGTTAATTTGATTTTGGATGAGCTGTCATATGTTGGCGAAGAGAAAAAAGCAGGCTTCAGTGAGGTATTTCAAGGAAAATGTCTCAAAGCAATGATAATTGGATGTGGATTGGTGTTCTTTCAGCAG GTCACCGGTCAACCAAGTGTGTTGTACTATGCTGCGACAATCTTTCAG AGTGCTGGATTCTCTGGAGCATCTGATGCCACTCGTGTATCAATTCTTCTTGGCTTACTGAAG CTGATTATGACTGGAGTAGCTGTTCTTGTGGTTGACAAACTTGGCAGAAGACCATTACTCATTGGTGGTGTTAGTGGGATT GCTGTCGCCCTATTCTTGCTGTCTTCATACTATACCTTGTTTTCGGGTGCCTCTTATGTGGCTGTAATAGCACTTCTACTGTATGTTGGCTGCTACCAG TTATCATTTGGTCCGATTGGTTGGCTTATGATTTCGGAGGTTTTCCCGCTGAAACTGAGGGGGCGTGGACTGAGTGTTGCTGTTCTTGTGAACTTCGCCTCCAATGCCCTGGTCACTTTTGCTTTCTCCCCACTAGAG GACTTGATTGGCACTGGGGTTCTCTTTGCTTCGTTCGGGGTGATTGCGGTGGCGTCTCTTGTGTTCATATTCTGCATCGTGCCTGAAACTAAAGGGCTCACGCTGGAAGAAATTGAAGCCAAACTGTAG
- the LOC127312225 gene encoding D-xylose-proton symporter-like 2 isoform X2 gives MASKDERDVVEIHVSAPAPDDCEATRPLLTAACEAYSVSAAILPFFFPALGGLLYGYDIGATSGATISLKSSAFSGTSWYNLSSVQTGLVVSGSLYGALIGSATAFTIADFLGRRRELVVASVSYLIGALLTAAAPNFLIMVVGRFLYGIGIGLAMHAAPMYIAETAPSQIRGMLISLKEFFIVLGMLLGYIVGNLYVEVLSGWRYMYAASTPICVIMGIGMCWLPASPRWLLLCATQGKGDLRETKDNATRCLCRLRGQASPDLVSEQVNLILDELSYVGEEKKAGFSEVFQGKCLKAMIIGCGLVFFQQVTGQPSVLYYAATIFQSAGFSGASDATRVSILLGLLKLIMTGVAVLVVDKLGRRPLLIGGVSGIAVALFLLSSYYTLFSGASYVAVIALLLYVGCYQVLAESAYPYFPIKTSTRWFQ, from the exons ATGGCGTCCAAG GACGAGAGGGACGTGGTGGAGATCCATGTCTCCGCCCCGGCGCCCGACGACTGTGAGGCTACCAGGCCCTTGCTGACCGCCGCCTGCGAGGCCTACTCCGTCTCCGCCGCGATCCTCCC CTTCTTCTTCCCAGCTTTGGGAGGCCTGCTCTACGGCTATGACATCGGGGCAACATCTGGTGCTACCATATCGCTCAAG TCCTCGGCATTCAGCGGTACATCATGGTACAACCTGTCATCAGTGCAAACTGGCCTCGTG GTCAGCGGCTCGCTCTATGGTGCTTTGATCGGATCTGCCACGGCATTTACCATTGCAGATTTTCTTG GAAGACGCAGAGAGCTTGTTGTTGCTTCTGTCTCGTATTTGATTGGAGCTCTTCTCACAGCGGCGGCTCCTAACTTCCTTATCATGGTGGTTGGTCGCTTTCTATATGGCATAGGAATTGGACTG GCTATGCACGCTGCTCCAATGTATATTGCAGAGACTGCTCCAAGTCAGATTAGAGGCATGCTCATTTCTCTCAAGGAATTCTTTATTGTTCTTGGGATGCTT CTTGGTTATATAGTAGGTAATCTCTACGTCGAAGTGCTTTCTGGTTGGCGCTACATGTACGCCGCCAGTACTCCGATATGTGTAATCATGGGAATTGGGATGTGCTGGTTACCTGCTTCACCTAGGTGGCTTCTGTTATGTGCCACACAAGGGAAAGGAGATCTGCGGGAGACAAAAGACAACGCTACACGTTGCTTATGTCGATTGAGGGGTCAAGCTTCACCTGATTTGGTTTCAGAGCAGGTTAATTTGATTTTGGATGAGCTGTCATATGTTGGCGAAGAGAAAAAAGCAGGCTTCAGTGAGGTATTTCAAGGAAAATGTCTCAAAGCAATGATAATTGGATGTGGATTGGTGTTCTTTCAGCAG GTCACCGGTCAACCAAGTGTGTTGTACTATGCTGCGACAATCTTTCAG AGTGCTGGATTCTCTGGAGCATCTGATGCCACTCGTGTATCAATTCTTCTTGGCTTACTGAAG CTGATTATGACTGGAGTAGCTGTTCTTGTGGTTGACAAACTTGGCAGAAGACCATTACTCATTGGTGGTGTTAGTGGGATT GCTGTCGCCCTATTCTTGCTGTCTTCATACTATACCTTGTTTTCGGGTGCCTCTTATGTGGCTGTAATAGCACTTCTACTGTATGTTGGCTGCTACCAGGTACTTGCAGAGTCAGCTTACCCTTATTTTCCCATAAAAACAAGTACACGat GGTTCCAGTGA
- the LOC127312215 gene encoding abscisic acid 8'-hydroxylase 4 isoform X1, whose protein sequence is MIDLENARAHAFPTYACVAAPVRSHHLACSDRRPEMMSTMTTMESEWRLAAHILLLSAAIGGITYLLHRALRSFHLRQENRSPPPGGIGSWCRGFVGAETLSFLADNSSGRGFYHFVHTRALRYGAGFRTSLFGRTHVFLLSAKARAAAACLLAADPPHFSKRYVRTIADLLGEHSLLCTSHDTHRRMRRAVAGLFASASTAAFAETFDRLTTSQLLAAHFQDRVVVLDVALDVTFRAICEMLIGPQDDSHKLERLQSDVMDVTQAMLAVPLRLPGTRFYKGLQARKRIMDVLRQEISMRRQNSLKLDRRDDFLQTLLLKSHTDSPEEALTDEQILDNILTLIIAGQVTTATAITWMVKYLGDNTDLQEKLRSVQLDLASKHHGSPLTLQHLNTMDYAYKTVKESLRMATIVSWFPRVALKDCQVAGFHIKKDWIVNVDARSIHYDPTIYHNPTMFDPSRFNDDMKPYSFLVFGAGGRTCLGMNLAKIMMLIFLHRLVTNFRWEMADHDTSLERWAMFPRLKNGCPICLTPIHKKMY, encoded by the exons ATGATTGATCTGGAGAATGCACGCGCGCATGCTTTCCCTACATATGCATGCGTGGCAGCGCCGGTGAGATCACATCACTTAGCTTGCTCGGACAGGCGCCcggagatgatgtcgacgatgacgacgatgGAATCAGAATGGCGCCTTGCTGCTCACATCTTGCTGTTGTCTGCCGCCATCGGCGGCATCACGTACCTCCTCCACCGCGCCCTACGTAGTTTCCACCTACGACAAGAGAACAGgagcccgccgccgggaggcaTCGGCAGCTGGTGCCGCGGCTTCGTCGGGGCCGAGACGCTCTCCTTCCTGGCCGACAACAGCAGCGGCAGGGGCTTCTACCACTTCGTCCACACACGCGCGCTCCGCTACGGCGCCGGCTTCCGCACCAGTCTCTTCGGCCGCACCCACGTCTTCCTCCTCTCTGCAAAGGCACGCGCCGCCGCCGCATGCCTCCTCGCCGCCGACCCGCCCCACTTCTCCAAGCGCTACGTCCGCACCATCGCCGACCTCCTCGGAGAGCACAGCCTCCTCTGCACCTCCCACGACACCCACCGCCGCATGCGCCGCGCCGTCGCGGGCCTCTTCGCCTCCGCGTCCACCGCTGCCTTCGCCGAAACCTTCGACCGTCTGACCACAAGCCAGCTGCTTGCCGCCCATTTTCAGGACCGGGTCGTCGTGCTGGACGTCGCTCTGGACGTAACTTTCAGGGCCATCTGCGAGATGCTCATCGGGCCGCAGGATGACTCGCACAAGCTGGAGCGGCTGCAGAGCGACGTCATGGACGTAACGCAGGCCATGCTCGCGGTGCCGCTCAGGCTGCCTGGAACAAGGTTCTACAAAGGCCTACAG GCAAGGAAAAGGATCATGGATGTCCTGAGGCAAGAAATATCCATGAGGAGACAGAATAGCCTGAAACTAGATCGTCGCGACGACTTTCTGCAGACCCTTCTTCTCAAGAGCCATACAGATTCACCTGAAGAAGCGCTCACGGATGAACAGATTTTGGACAACATTTTGACACTCATAATTGCAG GGCAAGTGACAACGGCAACGGCAATCACCTGGATGGTCAAGTATCTAGGCGACAACACAGACCTCCAAGAGAAATTAAGA TCAGTTCAGCTTGATCTAGCATCCAAGCACCATGGTTCACCTCTTACCCTCCAGCATCTGAATACCATGGACTACGCATACAAGACGGTCAAAGAATCACTAAGGATGGCAACTATAGTTTCTTGGTTTCCGAGAGTGGCGCTCAAAGACTGTCAGGTTGCAG GATTCCACATTAAGAAGGATTGGATCGTAAACGTCGACGCAAGGTCCATACACTATGATCCGACCATCTACCATAATCCAACAATGTTTGACCCTTCCAGGTTCAAT GATGATATGAAGCCATACAGCTTCTTGGTATTCGGAGCGGGCGGTAGAACATGTCTGGGAATGAACCTTGCCaagattatgatgctaatatttCTTCATCGCCTCGTGACCAATTTCAG ATGGGAGATGGCCGACCATGACACAAGCCTGGAGAGATGGGCAATGTTTCCAAGGCTTAAGAACGGCTGCCCAATTTGTCTCACACCAATACACAAGAAGATGTActga
- the LOC127312228 gene encoding probable NADH dehydrogenase [ubiquinone] 1 alpha subcomplex subunit 12 has protein sequence MAAVVRSVWQGIREKGLVNFFRYARDEGYLKCLPDGNLLQTKIHNIGATLVGVDSFGNKYYEKVHDTQYGRHRWVEYADKGRYNASQVPAEWHGWLHHITDSTGDKLLEEKTKKYIMEHRQNYTGQGDDLIYHSKGHALNPGQRDWTRYQPWEPKKEEAS, from the exons ATGGCAGCGGTGGTTCGGAGCGTGTGGCAGGGCATCAGGGAGAAGGGCCTCGTCAACTTCTTCCGCTACGCCCGCGACGAGGGATACCT AAAATGCCTTCCTGACGGAAACCTGCT GCAAACCAAAATTCACAACATTGGCGCAACCCTTGTAGGAGTTGACAGTTTCGGAAACAAGTACTATGAGAAAGTACATGACACGCAGTATG GAAGGCACAGGTGGGTAGAGTATGCAGACAAGGGTCGTTACAATGCATCCCAAGTGCCTGCTGAATGGCATGGATGGCTGCACCACATTACGGACAGTACTGGGGATAAG CTGTTGGAGGAGAAGACTAAAAAGTACATCATGGAGCACAGACAGAACTACACCGGACAGGGCGACGATCTGATCTACCACTCCAAGGGGCATGCTCTAAACCCAGGGCAAAGGGACTGGACAAGGTACCAGCCTTGGGAaccgaagaaagaggaggcctCCTGA